A stretch of Chitinophaga caeni DNA encodes these proteins:
- a CDS encoding RNA polymerase sigma factor — protein MHHHQRNKELLKAAIKDDEQAIHRLFSMYYAPLGYYANSLIHQKDEAEDIAVEAFMKFLQRKQQFESIPAVKSFLFTTVRNASIDFLRKTKRHQSAHAELLHIQGPEQLEEHLGTTALVLQAVYEEIENLPTQSRLVFKSFFFDGKATATIADELGLSPQTVLNHKTRAIKHLQNYLKKKGYIDILLWGIIPIHTYLLHQHPNSLH, from the coding sequence ATGCACCACCATCAGCGAAATAAGGAATTATTAAAAGCAGCCATAAAAGACGATGAACAAGCGATTCATCGCTTATTTAGCATGTATTATGCGCCCTTAGGATATTATGCCAATAGCCTGATCCATCAAAAAGACGAGGCGGAAGATATCGCCGTGGAAGCATTCATGAAATTCCTGCAACGCAAACAACAATTTGAATCGATCCCGGCCGTAAAATCTTTTCTCTTTACGACGGTGCGCAACGCCAGTATCGATTTTCTTCGTAAAACGAAACGGCACCAGTCGGCTCACGCAGAATTATTACACATCCAGGGACCGGAACAATTAGAGGAGCACCTCGGTACAACGGCATTGGTTTTACAGGCAGTATACGAGGAAATTGAAAACTTGCCTACCCAATCGCGCCTTGTTTTCAAATCGTTTTTCTTCGATGGAAAAGCCACGGCTACCATCGCGGATGAATTGGGCCTTTCTCCGCAAACGGTTTTAAATCATAAAACACGGGCTATAAAGCATTTACAAAATTATTTGAAGAAAAAAGGCTATATTGACATCCTGTTATGGGGTATCATACCTATACATACTTATTTGTTACATCAACATCCTAATTCCCTCCATTAG
- a CDS encoding VOC family protein, whose product MNNKIHSQKLTPNLWFTTNAEEAVNFYVGIFKNSSTGHISRYGKEGFEFHGMPEGTVLTMEFKLEGQSFLALNGNPNFTFNESISFIISCENQEEVDYYWEKLSEGGDPKSQVCGWLKDKFGVSWQVVPAALQKMMQSKEPEKQGRMMGALMQMKKLDIAQLEAAYNG is encoded by the coding sequence ATGAATAACAAGATCCACTCTCAAAAACTTACTCCGAATTTATGGTTCACTACCAATGCCGAAGAGGCTGTTAACTTTTACGTTGGTATTTTTAAAAATTCTAGCACCGGGCATATCTCCCGGTATGGAAAGGAAGGCTTCGAATTTCACGGTATGCCGGAAGGTACCGTATTGACGATGGAATTTAAGCTCGAAGGACAATCATTTTTAGCTTTGAATGGAAATCCGAACTTCACTTTCAATGAATCAATATCTTTTATTATAAGCTGTGAAAACCAGGAAGAGGTAGATTATTACTGGGAAAAATTATCGGAAGGCGGTGATCCAAAGTCGCAGGTATGCGGATGGTTGAAAGATAAATTCGGCGTTTCTTGGCAGGTAGTTCCCGCTGCGCTACAAAAAATGATGCAATCGAAAGAGCCAGAAAAACAAGGCCGGATGATGGGTGCTCTCATGCAAATGAAGAAGCTCGATATTGCACAGCTAGAAGCCGCTTATAACGGGTAA
- a CDS encoding SusD/RagB family nutrient-binding outer membrane lipoprotein, whose protein sequence is MKKILIKSSWLLAAVMTLASCSKFEDLNVDPKSASEDQVQLEFFIHNSITGAQMDPHIAERVFVLYWKTAGRQQFGGGLSSGSSDDGWSTDYYRYLNGWLNSINTAIQLGEKKVESGDIKEYTNNLIQVARIWRAYLMSEMSDNFGPIPIEGFNGTNPTYSSVKDIYYYMLDELKDAVSKIDENVVNPDALGKFDLAYGYNYTKWIKYANSLRMRLAMRLSEVDAGKAQSEFEAAVATGKYIKTMDETFQVQEQTGWDPLSGVMSREWNSQILSTTLENLYTGLGGVPSASQLDADKQPYVKPADYAGLYLPDHFAMATNDPLAGYWLDGIPNVVDPRGLATFILPGDYSNPNFSKYPSYDQPTWENTVGNLNDANNNVQVELDGKFTWNGTNAGNWGVKGTRNAFRSGTVGGWPRMAQEYRTSTNKRIFFAPWETYFLVAEAAERGWTVPMSGKEAYEAGITSSFEYNGVSQYLGAYLTSTSYNNDGTSVSWDHTAEPPATRSMNFKNGYTNATGTVAIKYPVNNLYKNGSVRNDHLTKIITQKYLAQVPWLPLEGWNDQRRLGLPFFENPAVEEPLPALPALNSSTYMTSDIRFFPQRLRYPTNLSNSNATGYQEAVSMLGGPDAVLTPLWWAKH, encoded by the coding sequence ATGAAAAAAATTCTCATAAAATCAAGTTGGCTATTAGCTGCCGTTATGACGCTAGCCTCTTGTAGTAAATTTGAAGATCTGAACGTTGACCCAAAGTCGGCGTCGGAAGATCAAGTGCAGTTAGAGTTCTTTATCCATAACTCTATCACTGGTGCACAAATGGATCCGCACATCGCCGAAAGGGTGTTTGTATTATATTGGAAAACCGCTGGCCGCCAGCAGTTTGGTGGTGGTTTGTCAAGCGGTAGCTCCGACGATGGTTGGAGTACCGACTATTACCGGTATCTGAATGGTTGGTTGAATAGCATTAACACGGCTATACAACTCGGAGAAAAGAAAGTTGAAAGTGGTGATATTAAAGAATACACGAACAACCTGATTCAAGTAGCCCGTATCTGGAGAGCTTACCTGATGAGTGAAATGAGCGATAACTTCGGCCCGATTCCCATCGAAGGTTTCAACGGTACGAACCCAACTTACAGCTCTGTAAAAGATATTTATTATTACATGCTGGACGAGTTGAAAGATGCGGTTTCAAAAATTGATGAAAATGTTGTGAACCCTGATGCACTAGGTAAATTTGACCTTGCATACGGTTATAATTACACCAAGTGGATCAAGTACGCCAATTCGTTAAGAATGCGTTTAGCTATGCGTCTTTCAGAAGTGGATGCCGGTAAAGCCCAATCAGAATTTGAAGCGGCCGTAGCAACCGGGAAGTACATCAAAACTATGGATGAAACCTTCCAGGTACAAGAACAAACCGGTTGGGATCCATTATCCGGTGTAATGAGCCGCGAATGGAATTCCCAGATACTGTCTACCACGTTGGAGAACTTGTATACCGGTTTAGGTGGCGTTCCTTCTGCTAGCCAATTGGATGCCGATAAACAACCGTATGTAAAACCTGCCGATTACGCGGGTCTTTATTTACCTGACCATTTTGCAATGGCTACTAATGATCCATTAGCAGGTTACTGGTTAGATGGTATTCCAAACGTAGTGGATCCACGTGGTCTTGCAACATTTATCTTACCGGGCGACTATAGTAATCCAAATTTCAGTAAATACCCATCATACGATCAACCTACTTGGGAAAATACAGTTGGTAATTTAAATGATGCCAACAATAATGTACAGGTAGAGCTAGATGGTAAATTTACCTGGAATGGTACAAATGCAGGTAACTGGGGCGTAAAAGGAACGCGTAATGCTTTCAGGAGCGGTACCGTTGGTGGCTGGCCTCGTATGGCACAAGAGTATAGAACCAGCACCAATAAACGTATCTTCTTTGCTCCTTGGGAAACGTACTTCCTGGTTGCGGAGGCTGCTGAAAGAGGTTGGACCGTACCAATGAGTGGTAAAGAAGCTTATGAAGCGGGTATTACTTCCAGTTTCGAGTACAATGGCGTAAGTCAATACTTGGGCGCTTACTTAACTTCTACCTCTTATAACAATGATGGTACTTCCGTTTCTTGGGATCATACCGCTGAACCTCCCGCTACAAGGAGTATGAACTTCAAAAATGGATACACGAATGCTACCGGTACAGTAGCGATCAAGTACCCTGTCAACAACCTGTACAAGAATGGAAGCGTTCGTAATGATCATTTAACGAAGATCATCACGCAGAAATATCTTGCCCAAGTGCCTTGGCTGCCATTGGAAGGTTGGAATGATCAAAGAAGATTAGGTTTACCTTTCTTTGAGAATCCTGCCGTAGAAGAACCATTGCCAGCATTGCCGGCTTTGAATAGTTCAACTTATATGACTAGCGATATCCGTTTCTTCCCGCAACGTTTACGTTACCCGACTAACCTGAGCAACTCAAATGCTACGGGTTACCAGGAAGCTGTAAGCATGTTGGGAGGTCCCGATGCAGTGTTAACACCACTCTGGTGGGCTAAACACTAA
- a CDS encoding SusC/RagA family TonB-linked outer membrane protein yields the protein MKRWLSLLLLTCFAALCSHDVSAQEKKWVTGTVKDTTGTPVIFARVHEKGTANQVPTDEKGAFRIQVADGATLEISSMGYESAQVIVGQGSLNITLQYASKGLNEVVVTALGISREKKAIGYSMQEVKGGDLVNAREVNVTNALSGKVAGLQVMRSSNGPAGSSKILLRGNNSLTGDNQPLIVVDGVPINNASGGLRTSANGTANVDMWEPGMDAGNGLSDINPNDIENVSVLKGPAAAALYGSRAGNGVILITTKTGRKTPGLGITVTQTNGFESLFLKPEIQSTFGQGESGAFNAISNQSWGEKISGQTVTNWAGEQVALKAYDNFKNFYNSGNSTNTGVVFQQQINKSSLYTSMNYLKDNSMIPGSELGRLNLTTRAVSRFGKGDRWTTDMKVQYINSKAHNRPVAGLNDRNPARILYGFPSTLDIGYFKKNKVDEFGNMIWYNQSNQLNPYWNSVYNLNDDNRNRFIMSGSIKYQFTDWLDAEVRGGGDLYNTQFENKRYGGAPGATNGSYSIGKENFSEVNYSTLITAKKDNLFGKFGGSFSLGGNLMHNKYSYFSNSAANLQVPNLFKIDNVDGNIGLTDVYSEYKINSAYGMLSMNYDGVVFLDITGRNDWSSTLSKANRSFFYPSVSLSYLITESIKSLPSWWSYGKVRASYAAVGNSLQPYQLFNTYDIGKSPSGPVTAGRKTVLYDPNVRSELIKSWEFGGEFRFVNNRIGLDVTYYKSNATRQLIDLPMDPGSGYESRKINAGDIQNEGVELMLDAKILDNPTGLSWNLMANFSRNRNTVKDILSNEDVKSYRLGGYENVSIIAEAGQLYGQIYGTKYQRVTDEKSEYYGQLLLNNGLPQATNETYLLGNQMPKALLGITNSFAYKGFTFSFLVDARFGGEIFSGSQSVLQYNGLAAETVKGGARDNFVVGGVVSDGSGGYTTNTEEVTPQQYYQAINGGNIGIIEANIYDATNVRLRNIQLNYQLPKSMAQKIAMQGARIGVSCTNVWMISSHMKGIDPESIFATGTNATGFENSSPPTTRAFYVNLGLSF from the coding sequence ATGAAAAGATGGCTAAGCCTCTTACTGCTAACTTGTTTTGCAGCATTGTGCTCGCATGATGTTAGCGCTCAAGAAAAGAAATGGGTGACCGGTACCGTCAAGGATACCACCGGTACACCGGTAATCTTCGCCAGGGTACATGAAAAAGGTACCGCTAATCAAGTCCCTACAGATGAGAAGGGTGCATTCCGCATCCAAGTTGCTGACGGTGCTACTCTTGAAATTAGTTCCATGGGTTACGAATCTGCCCAGGTGATTGTTGGCCAAGGTTCATTAAATATTACGCTCCAGTACGCTTCCAAAGGTTTAAACGAAGTGGTGGTAACCGCCTTGGGTATCTCCCGCGAGAAGAAAGCTATCGGTTATTCCATGCAAGAAGTAAAAGGTGGAGACCTTGTAAATGCACGCGAGGTAAACGTAACAAACGCGTTGTCCGGTAAAGTTGCCGGTTTGCAAGTAATGCGTTCCAGTAACGGCCCCGCGGGTTCTTCTAAAATTTTGCTTCGCGGTAACAACTCCTTAACCGGTGATAACCAGCCCTTGATAGTTGTTGATGGGGTTCCGATTAATAACGCTTCAGGTGGCCTGCGCACTAGTGCCAACGGAACTGCGAATGTCGACATGTGGGAACCTGGTATGGATGCCGGTAATGGTCTTTCTGATATCAACCCTAACGATATCGAGAATGTTTCCGTATTGAAAGGTCCTGCCGCTGCTGCTCTTTACGGTAGCCGCGCTGGTAACGGTGTTATTTTGATCACAACCAAAACGGGTCGTAAAACACCGGGCCTAGGGATTACAGTTACCCAAACAAACGGTTTTGAAAGCCTGTTCCTGAAACCGGAAATTCAATCGACTTTCGGTCAAGGTGAAAGCGGCGCTTTCAATGCCATCAGCAACCAATCTTGGGGTGAGAAAATCTCCGGCCAAACTGTTACGAACTGGGCTGGCGAGCAGGTTGCGCTGAAAGCATACGATAACTTCAAAAACTTCTACAATTCTGGTAATTCTACTAATACAGGTGTTGTTTTCCAACAGCAGATTAACAAATCTTCGCTCTACACATCAATGAATTACCTGAAAGACAACAGTATGATTCCCGGGTCGGAATTGGGTCGTTTGAACTTGACAACCCGCGCTGTGAGCCGCTTTGGTAAAGGTGATCGTTGGACTACAGATATGAAAGTTCAATACATCAACTCTAAAGCGCATAACAGGCCAGTTGCCGGTTTGAATGATAGGAACCCCGCCAGGATCCTGTACGGTTTCCCGAGCACACTGGATATCGGTTATTTCAAGAAAAATAAAGTGGACGAGTTCGGTAACATGATTTGGTATAACCAATCTAACCAATTGAACCCTTACTGGAACAGCGTTTATAATTTGAATGATGATAACCGTAACCGTTTCATCATGTCAGGTAGTATCAAGTACCAATTCACTGACTGGTTGGATGCTGAAGTAAGGGGTGGTGGAGATCTTTACAATACCCAATTCGAAAATAAAAGATACGGTGGTGCACCGGGTGCAACCAACGGTTCTTACAGCATCGGTAAAGAAAACTTCAGCGAGGTTAACTACAGTACTTTAATTACTGCTAAAAAGGACAACTTGTTCGGTAAATTCGGTGGATCATTCTCTTTGGGTGGTAACTTGATGCACAACAAGTATTCTTACTTCAGCAATAGTGCTGCCAACCTGCAAGTACCGAATTTGTTCAAGATCGATAACGTAGATGGTAATATCGGTTTGACGGATGTTTATTCTGAATACAAGATTAACTCCGCATACGGTATGTTGTCTATGAATTATGATGGTGTGGTATTCTTAGATATCACGGGTAGGAATGACTGGTCATCTACCTTAAGCAAGGCCAACAGGTCATTCTTCTATCCTTCAGTAAGTTTGTCTTACTTGATTACAGAATCTATTAAGAGCTTGCCAAGCTGGTGGTCTTACGGTAAAGTAAGAGCTTCTTACGCTGCCGTAGGTAATTCCCTCCAACCTTACCAATTATTCAATACTTATGATATTGGCAAATCTCCAAGTGGTCCCGTTACGGCAGGCCGTAAAACAGTATTGTATGATCCCAATGTTAGAAGCGAGTTGATTAAATCATGGGAATTTGGTGGTGAGTTCAGGTTCGTAAATAACAGGATTGGTTTGGATGTAACTTATTACAAATCCAATGCAACCCGCCAATTGATCGATTTGCCAATGGATCCGGGTAGTGGTTATGAAAGTAGGAAAATCAATGCCGGTGACATCCAGAACGAAGGTGTGGAATTGATGCTGGATGCTAAGATCCTTGATAACCCGACCGGTTTGAGTTGGAACTTGATGGCTAACTTCTCTAGGAACAGGAATACTGTAAAAGATATCCTAAGTAATGAAGACGTTAAAAGTTACCGTTTAGGTGGGTATGAAAACGTTTCAATCATTGCAGAAGCCGGCCAATTGTACGGTCAAATTTACGGTACCAAGTACCAGAGGGTAACTGATGAGAAGAGCGAATATTACGGCCAGTTATTATTGAATAACGGTTTGCCGCAGGCTACAAATGAAACCTACCTCTTGGGTAACCAAATGCCTAAAGCATTACTAGGTATTACCAATAGCTTCGCTTACAAAGGCTTTACTTTCTCTTTCTTAGTAGATGCTAGATTCGGTGGTGAAATCTTCTCCGGTTCCCAGTCTGTATTACAGTACAATGGTTTAGCTGCTGAAACGGTTAAAGGCGGCGCACGTGATAACTTCGTAGTTGGCGGCGTTGTTTCTGATGGATCAGGTGGTTATACTACAAACACTGAAGAGGTTACACCTCAACAATACTACCAAGCGATTAACGGTGGCAATATCGGTATCATCGAAGCTAATATTTACGATGCAACAAATGTACGCTTGCGTAATATTCAATTAAACTATCAATTGCCTAAATCCATGGCTCAAAAAATTGCCATGCAAGGTGCCAGGATCGGTGTTTCCTGCACGAACGTATGGATGATTTCCAGCCATATGAAAGGTATTGATCCGGAGTCAATCTTCGCAACAGGTACTAATGCAACAGGTTTCGAGAACTCTAGCCCTCCAACAACCCGCGCATTCTACGTGAACTTGGGTCTTAGTTTCTAA
- a CDS encoding alanine/glycine:cation symporter family protein, which yields MQQFNFDSIIQSIYDIVWSNALVILCLFAGVYFSLRTGFLQVRYLRKMVGLLFKGKASDKGVSSFQAFAIAISGRVGTGNIAGVATAIAMGGPGAVFWMWLIAFLGAASAFVEATLGQIFKEVKDGQYRGGPAFYIEKGMGLKWYAVIFAIATIISTALLLPGVQSNSIAVGMKEAFNVPVALTGGIVAVFLGMIIIGGVKRIGTVAEFVVPFMAGLYILMALVIICINIKEVPDMFMLIIKSAFNLEATFSGLFGAAIAWGVKRGIYSNEAGQGTAPHAAAAAEVNHPAEQGLVQAFSVYVDTLFVCTATAFMILFTGKYNVVNPGGGFIVENLPGVKEGAAFTQAAVNSHFPWLGSGFIAVSLLFFAFTTIMAYYYIAETNLSYLDKKGNKPWLIWILRLGIIVTTFYGSIKTANTAWTLGDIGVGIMAWLNIIAIFILQKPALKALKDYSKQVKAGKPIRFKPSEIGIKNAGEWETQKSAEPVQ from the coding sequence ATGCAACAATTTAATTTCGACTCGATTATTCAATCTATTTATGATATTGTTTGGAGTAATGCGCTGGTGATTTTGTGTTTATTTGCAGGTGTATACTTTTCTTTACGGACCGGTTTTTTGCAAGTACGGTATTTGAGGAAAATGGTTGGATTGCTATTCAAAGGTAAAGCGTCCGATAAGGGAGTAAGTTCTTTCCAAGCATTTGCCATAGCTATCTCCGGGAGGGTGGGAACCGGCAACATTGCGGGTGTAGCCACGGCTATCGCGATGGGTGGCCCGGGTGCCGTATTCTGGATGTGGCTGATCGCTTTCCTCGGTGCGGCATCTGCATTCGTAGAAGCTACGCTGGGGCAAATCTTCAAAGAGGTGAAAGACGGCCAATACCGTGGTGGCCCGGCATTTTATATAGAAAAGGGGATGGGCTTAAAATGGTATGCCGTTATTTTCGCGATAGCAACCATCATCAGCACTGCTTTATTGCTTCCCGGCGTACAAAGTAACAGTATTGCCGTGGGTATGAAAGAGGCTTTCAACGTACCGGTGGCTTTAACCGGCGGTATCGTCGCGGTATTTCTCGGTATGATTATCATCGGGGGCGTGAAAAGGATCGGTACGGTGGCCGAGTTTGTTGTTCCTTTCATGGCGGGTTTGTATATTTTAATGGCATTAGTAATTATCTGTATCAATATCAAGGAAGTACCGGATATGTTCATGTTGATTATTAAATCTGCCTTTAACTTGGAAGCCACGTTCTCCGGCTTGTTCGGTGCTGCTATTGCCTGGGGAGTTAAGCGTGGTATCTACTCGAACGAAGCGGGGCAGGGCACCGCCCCCCATGCAGCCGCGGCTGCTGAAGTGAATCATCCGGCAGAGCAGGGTTTGGTACAAGCCTTCTCCGTTTATGTTGATACCTTGTTTGTTTGCACGGCTACGGCTTTCATGATTTTATTTACAGGTAAATACAATGTTGTAAATCCCGGTGGTGGTTTTATCGTTGAAAACTTGCCGGGGGTGAAGGAAGGTGCAGCATTTACGCAAGCCGCGGTAAACTCGCATTTCCCCTGGTTGGGAAGTGGCTTCATAGCGGTTTCTTTATTGTTCTTCGCCTTCACTACAATCATGGCTTATTATTATATCGCCGAAACAAACTTGAGCTACCTCGATAAAAAGGGCAACAAACCCTGGTTAATTTGGATACTGAGGCTGGGCATTATTGTAACAACCTTTTATGGTTCTATCAAGACTGCAAATACTGCCTGGACACTCGGTGACATCGGTGTCGGTATCATGGCATGGCTTAATATTATCGCGATCTTTATCTTGCAAAAGCCAGCATTGAAGGCCCTAAAAGATTATAGCAAGCAAGTGAAGGCGGGTAAGCCGATCCGGTTTAAACCTTCGGAAATAGGCATCAAAAATGCCGGGGAATGGGAAACGCAAAAAAGCGCGGAACCTGTACAATAA
- a CDS encoding FecR family protein, producing the protein MQQDVYQLILNYLRGEINAGDRESLDLWRQDAPEHEALFQKLTDKEWIGQQMESMYQDFPVEVGWETLQSKRNMPVAKTRTLNWKPWVGVAAVTVMAVISLLWMQLGKKQVPVSQLTQSERFKNDIPPANEGAVLTLGNGQKVPLEEIHKGKAIPGQEQAALQSNGILSYEDKQGGKTLSYNTLTTPKGNSFQIQLSDGTRVWLNAGSSITYPVSFRGGERKVSLSGEAYFEVAPELDPFIVNTKDMEILVLGTHFNVKAYDNENTWRTTLLEGAVKVQVGREIQLLSPGKQASWERSAEKIETDKVDTEEVMAWKNGLFWFNNANINEVMHQLERWYDIEVIYEDEVDIHFSGTIPKNVNITTVLKTLELTNGVKFKIEGNKITILKP; encoded by the coding sequence ATGCAACAGGATGTTTATCAATTGATATTGAACTATTTACGCGGGGAAATTAACGCGGGCGATAGGGAAAGCCTGGATCTTTGGAGGCAAGATGCCCCGGAGCATGAAGCGCTTTTTCAAAAATTGACCGACAAGGAGTGGATTGGCCAACAAATGGAATCTATGTACCAGGATTTTCCCGTGGAAGTTGGTTGGGAGACTTTACAATCGAAAAGGAACATGCCCGTAGCTAAAACAAGGACATTGAATTGGAAACCTTGGGTTGGGGTGGCTGCTGTTACCGTGATGGCAGTAATTTCCTTGCTATGGATGCAACTCGGGAAAAAACAAGTACCTGTTTCGCAGCTAACGCAATCCGAACGCTTTAAAAATGATATACCCCCTGCAAATGAAGGTGCCGTGTTGACTTTAGGCAACGGCCAAAAAGTTCCTTTGGAAGAGATTCATAAAGGTAAGGCCATACCGGGACAAGAACAGGCGGCTTTGCAGTCGAACGGGATATTGAGCTATGAAGATAAACAAGGTGGTAAAACGCTTAGTTATAACACGCTTACAACGCCTAAAGGCAACAGTTTCCAAATCCAGTTATCTGATGGTACAAGGGTTTGGCTGAATGCCGGTTCAAGCATCACGTACCCGGTAAGTTTCCGCGGAGGCGAACGCAAAGTATCACTTTCCGGTGAGGCATATTTCGAAGTTGCCCCGGAGCTGGATCCCTTTATCGTGAATACCAAGGATATGGAGATCCTTGTCCTGGGAACACACTTTAATGTAAAGGCTTATGACAATGAAAATACCTGGAGAACAACCTTGCTGGAAGGAGCCGTCAAGGTACAGGTAGGCCGGGAAATACAACTCTTATCACCGGGAAAACAAGCCTCATGGGAGCGTTCCGCAGAAAAAATAGAAACGGATAAGGTGGATACCGAAGAGGTAATGGCATGGAAAAATGGCCTCTTTTGGTTTAATAATGCCAATATCAACGAGGTAATGCATCAATTGGAGCGCTGGTACGATATCGAGGTAATTTACGAGGATGAAGTAGATATACATTTTTCGGGAACTATTCCTAAAAATGTTAATATAACAACCGTATTGAAAACACTGGAGCTAACCAACGGGGTGAAGTTTAAAATAGAAGGGAATAAAATTACGATTCTTAAACCATAA
- a CDS encoding alpha/beta hydrolase codes for MDAAKDPSIERQVREFLKTLNSSGGKPMETMQPGEARAVLEGAQKSVEVDISGVDSSEKMIEQDGISVKIIVVKPSGLKDISPGFMFFHGGGWVLGDYPTHQRFIRDLVVYSGLPAVYVDYDRSPEKHYPVAINQAYAATKWVAENGKEIGIDGSKLAVVGNSVGGNMTAVVALMAKDKKGPALKQQVLFWPVTNAAFDTESYHKYANDRFLTKNMMTWFWDAYTKDEKERAEIYASPLRASLEQLKGLPPALVQTAENDVLRDEGEAYARKLNEAGVDVTMVRYLGMIHDYGLLNPLAHIPEVQSALIHAAATLKKALK; via the coding sequence ATGGACGCAGCAAAAGACCCATCTATCGAAAGGCAGGTTAGAGAATTCTTAAAGACGCTTAATAGCAGCGGTGGTAAACCTATGGAAACCATGCAACCCGGCGAAGCCAGGGCTGTGCTTGAAGGCGCACAAAAATCGGTTGAAGTGGATATTTCCGGTGTAGATTCCTCCGAAAAGATGATTGAGCAGGATGGGATCAGCGTGAAAATCATCGTTGTAAAACCATCGGGATTAAAGGATATTAGCCCCGGTTTTATGTTCTTTCACGGTGGCGGATGGGTATTGGGTGATTATCCAACCCACCAAAGATTCATCCGTGACCTGGTTGTTTACTCCGGTTTACCTGCGGTATATGTAGATTACGATCGCTCGCCCGAAAAACATTACCCCGTTGCCATCAATCAAGCCTATGCTGCAACGAAATGGGTTGCTGAAAATGGCAAAGAAATCGGGATAGATGGTAGCAAACTTGCTGTTGTCGGGAATAGTGTCGGTGGTAACATGACTGCCGTGGTAGCCTTGATGGCGAAAGATAAGAAAGGCCCTGCATTGAAACAACAAGTCCTGTTCTGGCCGGTTACAAATGCCGCCTTCGATACGGAGTCCTATCATAAATATGCAAATGATCGCTTCCTGACCAAAAATATGATGACCTGGTTCTGGGATGCATATACAAAAGATGAAAAAGAGCGTGCCGAAATATATGCTTCCCCGCTTCGTGCCAGCCTCGAACAACTAAAAGGTTTGCCGCCAGCGCTGGTACAAACAGCTGAAAATGATGTGCTGCGCGATGAAGGGGAGGCTTATGCCCGCAAATTGAATGAAGCAGGTGTTGATGTGACGATGGTTAGGTACCTGGGCATGATACACGATTACGGATTATTAAACCCCTTGGCGCATATTCCCGAGGTGCAATCCGCACTCATACATGCTGCGGCTACCTTGAAAAAAGCATTGAAGTAA